A DNA window from Streptomyces canus contains the following coding sequences:
- a CDS encoding 1-phosphofructokinase family hexose kinase, whose product MILTVTLNTALDITYRVPSLRPHASHRVTEVTERPGGKGLNVARVLAALGHEVTVTGFTGGATGRMVQDRLTAVPGLVDALVPVAGPTRRTIAVVDEQSGDTTQLNEPGPTVTPAEWSAFQEAYGDLVPSVSAVALCGSLPPGVPVGAYAGLIRTAKAAGVPVLLDTSGEALRRGVAARPDILKPNADELSELTGSHEPLRATQDARRRGAQSVIASLGKEGLLAATPEGRWRAAPPTPVQGNPTGAGDSAVAGLLSGLAERLPWPDRLSRAVALSAATVLAPVAGEFDRAAYEELLARVTVTGEVSAA is encoded by the coding sequence GTGATCCTCACCGTCACGCTGAACACCGCTCTCGACATCACCTATCGCGTACCGTCGCTGCGGCCGCACGCCAGCCACCGGGTCACCGAGGTCACCGAACGCCCCGGGGGCAAGGGCCTGAACGTGGCCCGGGTGCTGGCCGCGCTCGGCCACGAGGTGACGGTCACCGGGTTCACCGGCGGCGCCACGGGCCGCATGGTCCAGGACCGGCTCACCGCCGTACCGGGCCTGGTGGACGCGCTCGTCCCGGTCGCCGGACCGACCCGGCGCACGATCGCCGTGGTGGACGAACAGTCCGGCGACACCACCCAGCTCAACGAGCCGGGCCCGACGGTGACGCCGGCGGAGTGGTCGGCCTTCCAGGAGGCGTACGGGGATCTCGTCCCGTCGGTCTCGGCGGTGGCCCTGTGCGGGAGTCTGCCGCCGGGGGTGCCGGTGGGGGCGTACGCGGGCCTGATCCGCACGGCGAAGGCGGCCGGGGTGCCGGTCCTGCTGGACACCAGCGGAGAGGCACTGCGCCGCGGGGTCGCCGCCCGCCCGGACATCCTCAAGCCGAACGCCGACGAACTGTCCGAACTGACCGGCTCCCACGAGCCGTTGCGCGCGACGCAGGACGCCCGCCGCAGGGGCGCGCAGTCCGTGATCGCGTCCTTGGGCAAGGAGGGCCTCCTCGCCGCGACTCCCGAGGGCCGCTGGCGCGCCGCTCCCCCGACTCCTGTCCAGGGCAATCCGACGGGGGCCGGCGACTCGGCGGTGGCGGGCCTGCTGTCGGGTCTGGCGGAGCGACTGCCCTGGCCGGACCGGCTGTCCCGGGCGGTCGCCCTGTCCGCCGCGACCGTACTGGCCCCGGTGGCGGGCGAGTTCGACCGCGCGGCCTACGAGGAACTGCTGGCCCGGGTCACGGTCACGGGTGAGGTCAGCGCGGCGTGA
- a CDS encoding carbohydrate-binding protein: MTSGNNGASAPEDDDPFGYLYADGQANGAQPPSGGGYGYGYPNSVNRTRSVGQRQYGQQQAPAAPNGPYGQVPQQQGQTGYNQPSAHYAAPETFPGGAPTSQQPMPGYSGGGGGRSGGPNTKGLLIGAIAVVAAVVIGIGIAMAGGDDQNDDSGNQAATTPTTSQSSEPSPSSSGDADVKELPKIDAKALNLGTGVTLASDVEGATADGGVYVSGLNQTGASVTWNVSGIPKSGVYTLFAHYSTADEDQSMTLTVNGKDFGSKVNFGNFARAKDGDFAKGWTKTYVWPSLNKGTNTISVSCQDGDKCNILLDQFWLKAGQVKN, from the coding sequence ATGACGTCCGGCAACAACGGGGCGAGTGCGCCCGAGGACGACGACCCGTTCGGCTACCTCTACGCCGACGGCCAGGCCAACGGCGCCCAGCCGCCGTCCGGCGGCGGCTACGGCTACGGCTACCCGAACTCCGTCAACCGGACGCGCTCGGTCGGCCAGCGGCAGTACGGCCAGCAGCAGGCGCCGGCCGCGCCGAACGGCCCGTACGGCCAGGTCCCGCAGCAGCAGGGCCAGACCGGCTACAACCAGCCCAGCGCCCACTACGCCGCCCCCGAGACCTTCCCGGGCGGCGCCCCCACCAGCCAGCAGCCCATGCCCGGCTACAGCGGTGGTGGCGGCGGCCGGAGCGGTGGCCCCAACACCAAGGGCCTGCTGATCGGCGCGATCGCGGTGGTCGCCGCGGTGGTCATAGGCATCGGCATCGCGATGGCGGGCGGCGACGACCAGAACGACGACAGCGGCAACCAGGCGGCGACGACCCCGACCACGTCACAGAGCTCGGAGCCGAGTCCGTCGAGCAGCGGCGACGCGGACGTCAAGGAGCTGCCCAAGATCGACGCCAAGGCGCTGAACCTCGGCACCGGTGTCACCCTGGCCTCGGACGTCGAGGGCGCCACCGCCGACGGCGGCGTGTACGTCTCGGGCCTCAATCAGACCGGCGCCTCCGTCACCTGGAACGTCAGCGGCATCCCGAAGAGCGGGGTCTACACCCTCTTCGCGCACTACAGCACGGCCGACGAGGACCAGTCGATGACGCTCACCGTCAACGGCAAGGATTTCGGCAGCAAGGTGAACTTCGGCAACTTCGCCCGTGCCAAGGACGGCGACTTCGCCAAGGGCTGGACCAAGACCTACGTCTGGCCCTCCTTGAACAAGGGCACCAACACGATCTCGGTCTCCTGCCAGGACGGAGACAAGTGCAACATCCTGCTGGACCAGTTCTGGCTGAAGGCGGGTCAGGTCAAGAACTAG
- the cdgB gene encoding diguanylate cyclase CdgB, with product MESESEPYVRLASLRQLHQVMADMNTARSLADTLQTVANGVVTALGYELACVNLVRPDGDLVVAAFSGNQAAESLITGRVGSRESWDRRLSMGETWGDLVFIPHTEGWVLDDDDVPQWYTDGPAPRFEDEWHPSDRLFAPMYTPGVQGGQCGELIGVLSVDRPRNGRRPGAWGREALQMYAFQAAIAISNARLRSNMQRALVRLEREQQALRASEESFRQAFEYAPSGMAIAEMGGDQHGRILRTNDALCRLLGRPASAMRRYSFSDLVHPEDIGTLLRTSAEGGRAELRLGRRDGTYLWVSLRNSVVADAADGPRFLLTHVEDIEERKRRELQLAHRASHDSLTGLPNSAELRSRLSSRLCQQRSTHTGALESIDAAFGHPAFDANGHGFDFRPGGAEAFDTFDHHVHTVAPEGERDDGTKGLAVLFCDLDGFKSINDRFGHNAGDAVLIEVARRLSQCVRDGDTVARLGGDEFVILADGLGKADAADLAVRLRSEIIQPIRAEGRAVRVGASFGIGWAHCGMTADEVLKSADERMYVEKRSRPKQHRRAG from the coding sequence ATGGAGAGCGAGTCGGAGCCGTACGTCCGTCTTGCGTCCCTGCGACAGCTGCACCAGGTCATGGCCGACATGAACACGGCCCGCAGCCTGGCCGACACACTGCAGACCGTCGCGAACGGCGTGGTCACCGCACTCGGTTACGAACTGGCGTGCGTCAATCTCGTGCGCCCCGACGGCGACCTCGTGGTCGCCGCCTTCTCCGGGAACCAGGCCGCCGAGTCGCTGATCACCGGCCGGGTGGGCTCCCGCGAGTCCTGGGATCGCCGGCTGAGCATGGGGGAGACCTGGGGCGACCTGGTCTTCATCCCGCACACCGAGGGCTGGGTCCTCGATGACGACGACGTCCCGCAGTGGTACACCGACGGCCCCGCGCCCCGCTTCGAGGACGAGTGGCACCCCTCGGACCGGCTGTTCGCGCCGATGTACACGCCGGGCGTGCAGGGCGGTCAGTGCGGCGAGCTGATCGGCGTGCTCTCCGTGGACCGGCCGCGCAACGGCCGCAGGCCGGGGGCATGGGGACGCGAAGCGCTCCAGATGTACGCGTTCCAGGCCGCCATCGCGATCAGCAACGCGCGTCTGCGGTCGAACATGCAGCGCGCACTGGTCAGGCTCGAAAGGGAGCAGCAGGCCCTCAGGGCCAGTGAAGAGAGCTTTCGGCAGGCCTTCGAGTACGCCCCCTCCGGCATGGCCATCGCCGAGATGGGCGGCGACCAGCACGGCCGGATCCTGCGTACCAACGACGCCCTGTGCCGCCTCCTCGGCCGCCCCGCGTCCGCGATGCGCCGCTACTCCTTCTCCGACCTGGTCCACCCCGAGGACATAGGCACCCTGCTGCGGACCTCGGCGGAAGGCGGGCGCGCGGAGCTCCGCCTCGGGCGCCGGGACGGCACCTACCTCTGGGTGTCCCTGCGCAACTCGGTGGTCGCCGACGCCGCCGACGGGCCGCGCTTCCTGCTCACCCACGTCGAGGACATCGAGGAGCGCAAGCGCCGCGAGCTCCAGCTCGCCCACCGCGCCTCCCACGACTCCCTGACCGGCCTGCCGAACTCCGCCGAGCTGCGCTCGCGGCTGTCCTCCCGGCTCTGTCAGCAGCGCTCCACCCACACGGGCGCGCTGGAGTCGATCGACGCGGCCTTCGGCCACCCGGCCTTCGACGCGAACGGCCATGGTTTCGACTTCCGGCCGGGCGGCGCTGAGGCGTTCGACACCTTCGACCACCATGTGCACACCGTCGCCCCCGAGGGCGAGCGCGACGACGGCACCAAGGGGCTCGCGGTGCTCTTCTGCGACCTCGACGGCTTCAAGTCGATCAACGACCGGTTCGGGCACAACGCGGGTGACGCGGTGCTCATCGAGGTCGCCCGGCGGCTGTCGCAGTGCGTGCGCGACGGCGACACCGTGGCCCGGCTCGGCGGCGACGAGTTCGTGATCCTCGCCGACGGCCTCGGCAAGGCGGACGCCGCCGACCTCGCCGTACGTCTGCGCAGCGAGATCATCCAGCCGATCCGTGCCGAGGGACGGGCCGTCCGGGTCGGTGCCAGCTTCGGCATCGGCTGGGCGCACTGCGGCATGACGGCGGACGAAGTGCTGAAGTCCGCCGACGAACGGATGTACGTCGAGAAACGATCTCGTCCCAAACAGCACAGACGCGCGGGATAA
- a CDS encoding flavin reductase family protein, with product MPNTPPATAPMIPPPASGHAVGVSNDEFRAAMARLAAGVVLVTAFEPPLDAEGPGGEDVGMTATAFLSVSLDPPLVLVSLRTGSRMDDLLDEQPHWAVSVLSESQRHIAGRFAMKGRISDRLLFEDIPYVRGAATGAALVGGALATLECRTEQRVEAGDHTLVIGRVLTADVPSADGGPLTYFRGRYRRLG from the coding sequence GTGCCGAACACTCCCCCCGCCACCGCCCCGATGATCCCTCCGCCCGCTTCCGGGCATGCTGTGGGGGTGAGCAACGACGAGTTCCGCGCCGCCATGGCCCGGCTGGCCGCGGGCGTGGTCCTGGTGACCGCGTTCGAGCCCCCGCTCGACGCCGAGGGACCCGGGGGCGAGGACGTCGGCATGACGGCCACGGCGTTCTTGTCGGTCTCCCTGGATCCGCCTCTGGTGCTGGTCAGCCTGCGTACGGGCTCCCGCATGGACGACCTGCTCGACGAGCAACCCCACTGGGCGGTCTCCGTCCTGTCCGAGAGCCAGCGCCACATCGCCGGCCGCTTCGCCATGAAGGGCCGCATCAGCGACCGCCTCCTGTTTGAGGACATCCCGTACGTCCGCGGCGCGGCCACCGGCGCCGCACTGGTGGGCGGCGCCCTCGCCACCCTGGAGTGCCGCACCGAACAGCGCGTGGAGGCCGGCGACCACACCCTGGTGATCGGCCGCGTCCTCACGGCCGACGTGCCGAGCGCGGACGGCGGACCGCTGACCTATTTCCGGGGCAGGTACCGCCGGCTGGGATGA
- a CDS encoding GNAT family N-acetyltransferase has protein sequence MTFAPRLEEITPGNFETATGIRVRPEQEFAVSPVMQSLAEAYVHPTGVAWPRLIVDGDRTVGFLMAFLDIDWRTDGGSVVRSGLWRLNIAADAQGRGYGRFAVESVAAELRRRGTKELYVTWHEGADGPAEFYLRLGFRRTGELSADETVGVLDLGGPR, from the coding sequence ATGACATTCGCACCCCGCCTCGAAGAGATCACACCCGGGAATTTCGAAACGGCGACCGGCATACGGGTCCGCCCTGAGCAGGAATTCGCGGTCTCCCCGGTCATGCAGTCCCTCGCCGAGGCCTACGTGCATCCCACGGGCGTCGCCTGGCCCCGTCTGATCGTCGACGGTGACCGCACCGTCGGCTTCCTGATGGCCTTCCTCGACATCGACTGGCGCACCGACGGCGGCAGCGTCGTCCGCTCCGGCCTGTGGCGGCTGAACATCGCGGCCGACGCCCAGGGCAGGGGCTACGGCCGTTTCGCCGTCGAGTCAGTCGCCGCGGAGCTGCGCCGCCGGGGCACGAAGGAGTTGTACGTCACCTGGCACGAGGGCGCCGACGGCCCGGCGGAGTTCTACCTGAGGCTCGGTTTCCGCCGGACCGGGGAGCTGAGCGCGGACGAGACGGTCGGGGTACTGGACCTCGGCGGTCCCCGCTAG
- a CDS encoding sigma-70 family RNA polymerase sigma factor, with amino-acid sequence MGDDDFLAERFEAHRGQLRAVARRMLGSGAEAEDAVQETWVRMSRSDTTHVDNLGGWLTTVVGRVCLDMLRSRRSRAEQPLEPEAPVPAVTPDPEQDAVLADSVGTALLVVLDTLGPAERLAFVLHDLFAVPYDEIAGVIGKSPAATRQLGSRARRRVRGAQVTDTDRTRRRELVDAFLAAARDGDFDGLLEVLDPDVVVRTEVGVTTGALAVAKGATSYSRHVVGVAVPALVEGRTGIALLRDGRVWRTLAFTFVHDRIAVIDITTDPERAARLDVTFV; translated from the coding sequence ATGGGCGACGACGACTTCCTGGCCGAACGGTTCGAGGCGCACCGCGGGCAGCTGCGGGCGGTGGCGCGGCGGATGCTCGGGTCGGGAGCCGAGGCCGAGGACGCGGTGCAGGAGACGTGGGTGCGGATGAGCCGGTCGGACACCACGCACGTCGACAACCTCGGCGGCTGGCTGACGACCGTCGTGGGCCGGGTCTGCCTCGACATGCTCCGCTCCCGCAGGTCCCGTGCCGAACAGCCCCTGGAGCCCGAGGCGCCGGTCCCGGCCGTCACTCCCGACCCCGAGCAGGACGCCGTGCTCGCCGACTCGGTCGGCACCGCCCTTCTCGTCGTCCTCGACACCCTCGGCCCCGCCGAACGGCTCGCCTTCGTCCTTCACGACCTCTTCGCCGTCCCCTACGACGAGATCGCCGGCGTCATCGGCAAGTCCCCGGCGGCCACCCGCCAGCTCGGCAGCCGGGCCCGCCGCCGGGTGCGGGGCGCCCAGGTCACCGACACCGATCGGACGCGCCGGCGTGAACTCGTCGACGCCTTCCTCGCCGCCGCGCGCGACGGTGACTTCGACGGGCTGCTGGAGGTCCTGGACCCGGATGTCGTGGTGCGCACGGAGGTCGGGGTGACGACGGGGGCCCTGGCCGTGGCCAAGGGGGCGACGAGCTACTCGCGGCACGTCGTCGGCGTCGCGGTACCGGCTCTCGTCGAGGGTCGCACCGGTATCGCGCTCCTGCGGGACGGCCGGGTGTGGCGGACGCTGGCGTTCACGTTCGTACACGACCGGATCGCCGTGATCGACATCACTACGGACCCGGAACGGGCGGCGCGGCTGGACGTCACCTTCGTCTAG
- the arfB gene encoding alternative ribosome rescue aminoacyl-tRNA hydrolase ArfB: MESMSGPYVIRGSVSLPEAELMWRFSRSSGPGGQHVNTSDSQVELRFDLARTESLPDVWKQRALDKLAGRLVDGVVTVRSSEHRSQWRNRETAAVRLAALLAEATAPPPKPRRATRIPRGINERRLREKKARSDTKRGRQGRDWG; encoded by the coding sequence ATGGAGTCCATGTCCGGTCCCTACGTCATCCGCGGCTCCGTCTCGCTTCCCGAGGCCGAGCTCATGTGGCGTTTCTCGCGCTCCTCCGGCCCCGGTGGCCAGCACGTCAACACCAGTGACTCCCAGGTGGAGCTGCGCTTCGACCTGGCCCGCACCGAGTCCCTGCCCGACGTGTGGAAGCAGCGGGCGCTGGACAAGTTGGCCGGGCGGCTCGTCGACGGGGTCGTCACCGTCCGCTCCTCCGAACACCGTTCACAGTGGCGCAACCGCGAGACCGCCGCCGTACGGCTCGCGGCGCTCCTCGCCGAAGCCACCGCGCCGCCGCCCAAGCCACGGCGGGCGACACGCATCCCGCGCGGAATCAATGAGCGGCGGCTTCGGGAGAAGAAGGCGCGATCGGACACCAAGCGGGGACGGCAGGGGCGGGACTGGGGGTAA
- a CDS encoding TerD family protein, with protein sequence MAVSLSKGGNVSLTKEAPGLTAVTVGLGWDVRTTTGTDFDLDASAIAVNTEGKVYSDGHFVFFNNKQTPDQTIVHTGDNRTGEGAGDDEAINVNLAGLPADIDKIVFPVSIYDAENRSQNFGQVRNAYIRIVNQAGGAEIARYDLSEDAATETAMVFGELYRNGAEWKFRAVGQGYASGLVGIATDFGVNV encoded by the coding sequence ATGGCTGTAAGCCTGTCCAAGGGTGGCAACGTCTCGCTCACCAAGGAGGCTCCGGGCCTGACCGCCGTCACCGTGGGCCTCGGCTGGGACGTCCGCACCACCACCGGCACGGACTTCGACCTCGACGCCTCCGCGATCGCGGTCAACACGGAGGGCAAGGTCTACTCGGACGGTCACTTCGTCTTCTTCAACAACAAGCAGACCCCGGACCAGACCATCGTCCACACCGGTGACAACCGCACCGGCGAGGGCGCGGGCGACGACGAGGCGATCAACGTCAACCTGGCCGGCCTCCCGGCCGACATCGACAAGATCGTCTTCCCGGTCTCGATCTACGACGCGGAGAACCGCTCGCAGAACTTCGGCCAGGTCCGCAACGCCTACATCCGCATCGTCAACCAGGCCGGCGGCGCCGAGATCGCCCGCTACGACCTCTCCGAGGACGCGGCCACGGAGACGGCGATGGTCTTCGGCGAGCTGTACCGCAACGGCGCGGAGTGGAAGTTCCGCGCGGTGGGCCAGGGCTACGCGTCCGGCCTGGTGGGCATCGCGACGGACTTCGGCGTGAACGTCTGA
- a CDS encoding DUF397 domain-containing protein translates to MIRKSAVGDASELVWFKSSYSSGTDGNSCVEIAATPGTVHVRDSKQTTGPRLSFAPTAWSAFVSQA, encoded by the coding sequence ATGATCCGCAAGTCCGCTGTCGGGGACGCCTCCGAGCTGGTGTGGTTCAAGAGCAGTTACAGCAGCGGCACGGACGGCAACTCCTGCGTCGAGATAGCGGCCACCCCCGGCACGGTTCACGTCCGCGACTCCAAGCAGACCACCGGCCCCCGCCTCAGCTTCGCCCCAACTGCGTGGAGCGCCTTCGTCTCGCAGGCCTAG
- a CDS encoding helix-turn-helix domain-containing protein, translating to MSVDGEAVDPGWEVDPDDEWGVAVIATVGRQLKLRREAVGMRAAEFGEAVGYGEDLVYKIEGGKRIPRQEYLDRADEVLGAGGLITATWEDVKKVRYPKKVRELAKLEAQAVEIGVYEPNSVHGLLQTAEHARALFEAAQPPYSQDDVERMVVARLARQSVFDRDPAPSIHFVLEEAVVRRPVGGTMVWRQQLERLLEVGRLRNVTLQIMPTNSDAHPGLDGKIELLKFPDGTAVGRSDGAFNGRPITDPKQLRILELRYGTIRAQALPPRESLAFVEQLLGET from the coding sequence ATGAGCGTGGACGGCGAGGCGGTCGACCCGGGGTGGGAGGTCGACCCCGACGACGAGTGGGGCGTGGCCGTGATCGCAACGGTGGGTCGCCAACTGAAGCTGCGGCGGGAGGCGGTGGGGATGCGGGCCGCCGAGTTCGGGGAGGCGGTCGGGTACGGCGAGGACCTGGTCTACAAGATCGAGGGCGGGAAGCGGATTCCTCGACAGGAGTATCTGGACAGGGCCGACGAGGTGTTGGGGGCGGGCGGGCTCATCACCGCGACTTGGGAGGACGTCAAGAAGGTCCGGTACCCCAAGAAGGTGCGCGAGCTGGCCAAGTTGGAAGCGCAGGCGGTTGAGATCGGCGTGTATGAGCCCAACAGCGTCCATGGGCTGTTGCAGACGGCAGAGCATGCGCGGGCTCTGTTCGAGGCAGCGCAGCCGCCGTACTCGCAGGACGACGTGGAACGGATGGTGGTCGCCCGCTTGGCCCGGCAGTCAGTCTTTGATCGTGACCCGGCTCCCTCCATCCACTTTGTGCTGGAGGAGGCGGTCGTACGCCGACCAGTCGGGGGCACAATGGTGTGGCGACAGCAGCTCGAACGTCTGCTGGAGGTGGGGAGGCTGCGCAACGTCACGCTTCAGATCATGCCGACGAACAGCGACGCCCACCCGGGTCTGGACGGCAAGATCGAGCTGCTGAAGTTTCCCGACGGAACAGCGGTGGGGCGTTCGGACGGCGCCTTCAACGGCCGCCCCATCACCGACCCGAAACAACTCCGCATCCTTGAACTGCGGTATGGCACCATCCGGGCTCAGGCACTCCCTCCACGGGAGTCGCTGGCCTTCGTCGAGCAACTGCTGGGAGAGACATGA
- a CDS encoding ATP-binding protein, which yields MNQGTAVIRNFSILLSPTPRGARLARLLAVEQLREWGMPLHPAEHIVAELAANASTHGRVPGRDFRLTLYVVGVTLRIEVTDTRGDRLPRTELPAPDAESGRGLVLVDALADRWGVAPGPRPRKTVWAEIDLSPGPGNPYFGGAGGLSQRTPG from the coding sequence GTGAATCAAGGAACCGCCGTCATCCGGAACTTCAGCATCCTGCTGTCCCCCACGCCCCGCGGAGCCCGCCTGGCCCGACTGCTGGCGGTCGAGCAACTCCGCGAGTGGGGAATGCCGTTGCACCCGGCGGAGCACATCGTGGCGGAGCTGGCGGCGAACGCATCCACACACGGCCGGGTCCCGGGCCGCGACTTCCGCCTCACGCTCTACGTCGTCGGCGTCACCCTGCGCATCGAGGTCACGGACACCCGGGGTGACCGTCTGCCACGCACCGAACTCCCCGCACCGGACGCCGAGTCGGGCCGAGGTCTCGTGCTCGTGGACGCGCTCGCCGACCGTTGGGGCGTGGCGCCGGGACCCCGTCCGCGCAAGACGGTGTGGGCGGAAATCGACCTCTCACCGGGTCCCGGAAACCCGTACTTCGGTGGTGCGGGCGGTCTTTCTCAAAGAACTCCAGGGTGA
- a CDS encoding helix-turn-helix domain-containing protein, whose product MDTQNPSAPTRAQSRKAGEKHSQAGGLVHENARHTTRFTVIGNHLAQHPELSLVARGLALYLQSLPAGARVDIRTLAARFPEGTTRIAAALRELETHGYLRRERVRIPGGRVITRTTSCNQPGRRDAEPDRPRKAARRPTPDKPRRKLPPVPQPGHPAPELLRIATEVLVTLRRHDPRLLLSATDAEHLAPGVAAWLEREVTPTAIRHALTADLPPEDLRRPAALLAHRLTDRLPPPPPYRAPARPPEIRHPFQNCDGCDRVFRAPAPGRCRDCRGDLWEAA is encoded by the coding sequence ATGGACACCCAAAACCCTAGCGCGCCGACGCGCGCCCAGTCCCGCAAGGCGGGCGAAAAACACTCCCAAGCGGGTGGCCTCGTTCACGAGAACGCCCGGCACACCACCCGCTTCACGGTGATCGGCAACCACCTCGCCCAGCACCCGGAGCTGTCGCTCGTCGCGAGGGGGCTGGCCCTGTACCTCCAGTCCCTGCCCGCCGGGGCCCGCGTCGACATCCGGACCCTCGCCGCCCGCTTCCCCGAGGGCACGACACGTATCGCGGCGGCTCTGCGCGAGCTGGAGACCCACGGCTACCTGCGCCGTGAACGCGTACGCATCCCGGGTGGCCGTGTCATCACCCGTACGACGTCCTGCAACCAGCCCGGCCGACGTGACGCCGAGCCGGACCGGCCCAGGAAGGCCGCCCGGCGTCCCACGCCGGACAAGCCCCGCAGAAAACTCCCTCCGGTCCCCCAGCCCGGTCACCCGGCTCCGGAGCTCCTCCGCATCGCCACCGAGGTCCTCGTCACCCTGCGCCGCCACGATCCCCGCCTGCTCCTGTCGGCCACCGACGCCGAACACCTCGCCCCCGGCGTCGCCGCCTGGCTGGAACGCGAGGTCACCCCCACCGCCATACGCCACGCCCTCACCGCGGACCTGCCCCCGGAGGACCTGCGTCGCCCGGCCGCCCTCCTGGCCCACCGCCTGACCGACCGGCTCCCGCCACCGCCCCCGTACCGGGCCCCCGCCCGGCCCCCGGAGATCCGACACCCCTTCCAGAACTGCGACGGCTGCGACCGCGTCTTCCGCGCCCCCGCACCCGGCCGCTGCCGCGACTGCCGAGGCGATCTCTGGGAGGCCGCCTAG
- a CDS encoding Uma2 family endonuclease — protein MTIAPDDARRSGSHVYRAMRDLVQSMDDNLPGKFEITKEGIVHDMMSPGGPHEVTAAHVSRRLERVMPDELLAHNGTPDVENEPEGITRHPDVMVIAWDDLNVEGSIDPHTLIAAIEVVSRSNPDNDWVGKMRDYPLIGIPIYAIFDPRTATGAVLTDIHATPDGPRYATRKDFVYGEDVTIGDWTISTDGLPRYKD, from the coding sequence ATGACCATCGCACCGGACGACGCGCGTCGGAGCGGCTCCCATGTCTACCGGGCCATGCGAGATCTCGTTCAGTCCATGGACGACAACCTCCCCGGCAAATTCGAGATCACCAAGGAAGGAATCGTCCACGACATGATGTCGCCGGGGGGACCCCACGAAGTGACGGCAGCCCACGTCAGCCGCCGTCTGGAGAGGGTCATGCCGGACGAGTTGCTGGCCCACAACGGCACACCGGACGTGGAGAACGAACCAGAGGGAATCACGCGTCACCCCGACGTCATGGTGATCGCATGGGACGACTTGAACGTCGAGGGCTCCATCGATCCACATACCCTCATCGCCGCCATCGAGGTCGTCTCCCGCTCAAACCCCGACAACGACTGGGTCGGAAAGATGCGCGACTACCCCCTGATCGGCATCCCCATCTACGCGATCTTCGACCCGCGCACCGCCACCGGCGCCGTCCTCACCGACATCCACGCCACGCCCGACGGCCCCCGCTACGCCACCCGCAAGGACTTCGTCTACGGAGAGGACGTCACCATCGGCGACTGGACGATCTCGACGGACGGCCTGCCACGCTACAAGGACTAG